In Halobacterium sp. R2-5, the following are encoded in one genomic region:
- a CDS encoding cobalamin biosynthesis protein, whose protein sequence is MSADQPAVDAPDSALAAHPETAYFWGHVAGAGDLAESCVTVETSDEAVADRLAAIAGGERTDHRVTEREYAHDTSVTRREDEYTVQVFGDLAGRAAAAFGLPISGEAGGYRLDALREYDRQLLRGLVESCGTVCFKSSSGTVGVSFVHEDRALLDSVQSLLDDAPVDAPYDDAAEASSGYYFGVADDAVPELGAWLYEGSEESGLFAPSRRRKLRRSLEQADGVAATLAGGEP, encoded by the coding sequence GTGAGCGCCGACCAGCCAGCGGTCGACGCGCCCGACTCCGCGCTCGCCGCGCACCCCGAGACGGCGTACTTCTGGGGGCACGTCGCGGGCGCAGGCGACCTCGCCGAGTCCTGCGTGACCGTCGAGACGAGCGACGAGGCGGTCGCCGACCGCCTCGCGGCAATCGCGGGCGGCGAGCGCACCGACCACCGCGTCACCGAGCGCGAGTACGCCCACGACACGTCGGTCACGCGCCGCGAGGACGAGTACACCGTGCAGGTGTTCGGCGACCTCGCGGGCCGCGCGGCGGCCGCGTTCGGCCTCCCCATCTCGGGCGAGGCGGGCGGCTACCGGCTGGACGCGCTCCGCGAGTACGACAGACAGCTGCTCCGGGGGCTCGTTGAGTCCTGCGGGACGGTCTGCTTCAAGTCCTCCTCGGGGACGGTCGGCGTCTCGTTCGTCCACGAGGACCGCGCGCTCCTCGACAGCGTGCAGTCGCTGCTCGACGACGCGCCCGTCGACGCCCCGTACGACGACGCGGCCGAGGCGTCCTCGGGCTACTACTTCGGCGTCGCCGACGACGCGGTTCCCGAGCTCGGCGCGTGGCTCTACGAGGGCAGCGAGGAGTCAGGGCTGTTCGCGCCGTCTCGCCGGCGGAAGCTCCGCCGGAGCCTCGAACAGGCCGACGGCGTGGCTGCCACGCTCGCGGGGGGTGAGCCGTGA
- a CDS encoding ferredoxin — protein sequence MYRVTIDRGACDGVFACLTRDPRFVEDDDGLATLDANAGTVEQTDESVVGEFDDERAEDAEAAAAACPFDAITVEAVEGEP from the coding sequence ATGTACCGCGTCACCATCGACCGCGGCGCCTGCGACGGCGTGTTCGCGTGCCTGACGCGGGACCCACGGTTCGTGGAGGACGACGACGGACTCGCCACGCTCGACGCGAACGCCGGCACCGTCGAGCAGACCGACGAGAGCGTCGTCGGGGAGTTCGACGACGAGCGCGCCGAGGATGCGGAAGCGGCCGCGGCGGCGTGCCCGTTCGACGCCATCACCGTCGAAGCCGTGGAGGGCGAGCCGTGA
- the cobJ gene encoding precorrin-3B C(17)-methyltransferase: MSTDNTTTTETDESTSKCGAASATETTSEPKCGASSSTDSSSSKCGASSSTEEKVDSTVDDFDADPGKLTAVGLGPGQPEGMTERAKGALADAEHIVGYTTYIDLIPDDITDDAEDIYDTPMCGEVSRTEEAIDRALAGNDVAIVGSGDPNVYALAGLALEIVESKGATASALDFEVVPGVPAAQSCGARLGAPLVNDSVSVSLSDHLTPMPEIESRLHAVAGEGFTIAIYNPWSRKRRENFEKACEILLAHRDEDTPVGIVHGAGREDEEVELTTLGELESYGETDLVDMTTTVVVGNEDTYVFDDRMVTPRGYETKYDY, from the coding sequence ATGAGCACTGACAACACCACCACGACCGAGACGGACGAATCGACTTCCAAGTGCGGCGCAGCGAGCGCGACAGAGACGACCAGCGAACCGAAGTGCGGCGCGTCCAGCAGTACTGACTCGTCGTCCTCGAAATGCGGCGCGTCATCGTCGACCGAGGAGAAGGTCGACTCGACCGTCGACGACTTCGACGCCGACCCCGGGAAGCTCACCGCCGTCGGGCTCGGGCCCGGCCAGCCGGAGGGGATGACCGAGCGCGCGAAGGGCGCGCTCGCGGACGCCGAACACATCGTCGGGTACACGACGTACATCGACCTCATCCCGGACGACATCACTGACGACGCGGAGGACATCTACGACACGCCGATGTGCGGCGAGGTCTCCCGCACCGAAGAGGCAATCGACCGCGCGCTCGCGGGCAACGACGTCGCCATCGTCGGGAGCGGCGACCCGAACGTGTACGCGCTCGCGGGGCTCGCGCTCGAGATCGTGGAGTCGAAGGGCGCCACCGCGTCCGCGCTGGACTTCGAGGTCGTGCCCGGTGTCCCCGCCGCGCAGTCCTGCGGCGCGCGGCTCGGCGCGCCGCTCGTGAACGACTCCGTGAGCGTGTCGCTGTCGGACCACCTGACGCCGATGCCGGAAATCGAGTCGCGGCTGCACGCGGTCGCCGGCGAGGGGTTCACCATCGCCATCTACAACCCGTGGAGCCGGAAGCGCCGCGAGAATTTCGAGAAGGCCTGCGAGATTCTGCTCGCGCACCGCGACGAAGACACGCCGGTGGGAATCGTCCACGGCGCGGGCCGCGAGGACGAAGAAGTCGAGCTCACGACGCTCGGCGAGCTCGAATCGTACGGCGAGACCGACCTCGTGGACATGACCACGACCGTCGTCGTCGGCAACGAGGACACGTACGTCTTCGACGACCGGATGGTCACGCCGCGGGGCTACGAGACGAAGTACGACTACTGA
- a CDS encoding SAM-dependent methyltransferase — protein MSGEAERSEASERASGATASEDTSTDSDTAASVDTSDYGTLYVVGIGPGLPGGMTQRAKDVVRTADCVVASNLYQEFLRRDGTLPPEDSGERPDQEVVRSTMGRQVELAREAFERVRDGEDVAHVSGGDPNVYGKSDLVYLMAEEDEAYDVPIEIVPGVTAALGGAANLGAPLSNDFCTISLSEKWRGWAEIEEKLRAAAISEFVVVLYNCWRDYERAVDVLREERADDVPVAIINDAGRGDAGRNTEGETHTVTTLGEVADHDEKVGGMGTSILVGNHETEVWENDHREHLVTPRGGRDVEDF, from the coding sequence ATGAGCGGCGAGGCCGAGCGAAGCGAGGCCTCGGAACGCGCGAGCGGTGCAACCGCGAGCGAAGACACGTCCACCGACAGCGACACCGCAGCGTCGGTCGACACGAGCGACTACGGCACGCTGTACGTCGTGGGCATCGGCCCCGGCCTCCCGGGCGGGATGACCCAGCGCGCGAAGGACGTGGTGCGGACGGCGGACTGCGTGGTGGCGTCGAACCTCTACCAGGAGTTCCTGCGGCGGGACGGCACGCTGCCGCCCGAGGACTCCGGCGAGCGCCCCGACCAAGAGGTTGTGCGCTCGACGATGGGCCGGCAGGTCGAACTTGCGCGGGAGGCGTTCGAGCGCGTGCGGGACGGCGAGGACGTCGCGCACGTCTCCGGTGGCGACCCGAACGTCTACGGGAAGTCCGACTTGGTCTACCTGATGGCCGAGGAGGACGAGGCGTACGACGTTCCCATCGAAATCGTCCCGGGCGTGACGGCGGCGCTCGGCGGCGCGGCGAACCTCGGCGCGCCGCTATCCAACGACTTCTGCACCATCTCGCTCTCGGAGAAGTGGCGCGGCTGGGCGGAGATAGAGGAGAAGCTGCGGGCGGCCGCCATCAGCGAGTTCGTCGTCGTCCTCTACAACTGCTGGCGGGACTACGAGCGCGCCGTCGACGTGCTCCGCGAGGAGCGCGCGGACGACGTCCCCGTCGCCATCATCAACGACGCGGGCCGCGGCGACGCCGGCCGGAACACGGAGGGCGAGACGCACACCGTGACGACGCTCGGCGAGGTCGCCGACCACGACGAGAAGGTCGGCGGCATGGGCACCTCGATTCTCGTCGGGAACCACGAGACGGAGGTATGGGAGAACGACCACCGCGAACACCTCGTCACCCCGCGCGGCGGGCGTGACGTGGAGGACTTCTGA
- the cbiG gene encoding cobalt-precorrin 5A hydrolase: MSADNDNSDSGGHCSTPDSDGEVAEDIAIVAFERKLDTAEEIVDGIGDRYDSIEILEYHGDVFAEHWGEYDCFVGLMASGIAMRKTAGLLDDKWDDPAVVVVDEALTWAIPLTGGHHGANQVADDLASMGAVPAMTTASEAAGKQGVEERAKALDAHVVNGDSTVATNLAVLDENLGPVARLDGPAAVLADDDVTVLKRNGDDGVVLGTGSVSGAKKDQFLDAWEASLEDTDYDLDDVEFVATGTRKEEEEGLLAAAEELGLGVVSFEKETLDEYEGPSPSRSKELIGWPGIAEASAIAGGRDHDLLAEKERYDEAVTVAVGK, from the coding sequence ATGAGTGCTGACAACGACAACTCGGATTCTGGAGGGCACTGTTCGACGCCGGATTCCGACGGCGAGGTCGCCGAGGACATCGCCATCGTGGCGTTCGAGCGGAAGCTGGACACCGCCGAAGAAATCGTCGACGGCATCGGCGACCGGTACGACTCCATCGAGATTCTGGAGTACCACGGCGACGTGTTCGCCGAGCACTGGGGCGAGTACGACTGCTTCGTCGGCCTGATGGCATCCGGCATCGCGATGCGGAAGACCGCCGGCCTGCTCGACGACAAGTGGGACGACCCCGCGGTCGTCGTGGTCGACGAGGCGCTCACGTGGGCGATTCCGCTCACGGGCGGCCACCACGGCGCGAACCAGGTCGCGGACGACCTCGCGTCGATGGGCGCCGTTCCGGCGATGACCACCGCCAGCGAGGCGGCGGGCAAGCAGGGCGTCGAGGAGCGCGCGAAGGCCCTCGACGCGCACGTCGTGAACGGCGACTCGACGGTCGCGACGAACCTCGCGGTGCTCGACGAGAACCTCGGTCCGGTCGCGCGACTCGACGGCCCCGCGGCCGTGCTCGCGGACGACGACGTCACCGTCCTGAAGCGCAACGGCGACGACGGCGTCGTGCTCGGCACCGGCAGCGTCTCCGGCGCGAAGAAAGACCAGTTCCTCGACGCGTGGGAGGCCAGCCTCGAAGACACGGACTACGACCTCGACGACGTGGAGTTCGTCGCCACGGGCACCCGGAAGGAAGAGGAAGAGGGGCTGCTCGCCGCCGCGGAAGAGCTCGGTCTGGGCGTCGTCTCCTTCGAGAAGGAGACCCTCGACGAGTACGAGGGGCCCTCCCCCTCCCGGTCGAAGGAGCTCATCGGTTGGCCGGGCATCGCAGAAGCGTCCGCGATCGCGGGCGGCCGCGACCACGACCTGCTCGCGGAGAAGGAACGCTACGACGAGGCCGTGACCGTGGCGGTGGGAAAATGA
- a CDS encoding cobalt-precorrin-4/precorrin-4 C(11)-methyltransferase encodes MTDDPQAAIDAASEQRKHGRDLRVYEHTAGDVQEGIPFIGAGPGDPGLLTVTGKELVEDADLVVHAGSLVNSELLDEYCADAETVSSVGKDLEELIPLMRDAFEDGQAVVRLHSGDPAIYGAALEQMDALEQEGVPTYIVPGVTSAFAASATLRTQLTLNGTANHVAFTRPQGKTLDPEDDHVSEFVEMGDVTTCIYLGTHAIPDVMDRLLDDGRDHDTPVTVVYHASWPDEDVVEGTVETIGEKVEDAGYRASAMVVIGDAGAGANYDRSYLYGDWANRSGSESEADD; translated from the coding sequence GTGACTGACGACCCGCAGGCCGCAATCGACGCCGCGAGCGAGCAGCGCAAGCACGGCCGCGACCTCCGCGTCTACGAACACACCGCCGGCGACGTGCAGGAGGGCATCCCGTTCATCGGCGCTGGCCCCGGAGACCCCGGCCTGCTCACGGTGACTGGGAAGGAACTCGTCGAGGACGCGGACCTCGTGGTGCACGCGGGCTCGCTCGTGAACAGCGAGCTCCTCGACGAGTACTGCGCGGACGCCGAAACCGTCTCCTCCGTAGGGAAGGACCTCGAGGAGCTGATTCCGCTGATGCGGGACGCCTTCGAGGACGGCCAGGCGGTCGTCCGCCTACACAGCGGCGACCCCGCGATCTACGGCGCGGCGTTAGAGCAGATGGACGCGCTCGAACAGGAGGGCGTCCCGACGTACATCGTCCCCGGCGTGACGTCGGCGTTCGCGGCGTCGGCGACGCTTCGCACGCAGCTCACCCTGAACGGCACCGCGAACCACGTCGCGTTCACTCGCCCGCAGGGGAAGACCCTCGACCCCGAGGACGACCACGTCTCGGAGTTCGTGGAGATGGGCGACGTGACGACCTGCATCTACCTCGGGACGCACGCCATCCCGGACGTGATGGACCGGCTCCTCGACGACGGCCGCGACCACGACACGCCGGTGACCGTCGTCTACCACGCGTCCTGGCCGGACGAGGACGTCGTCGAGGGAACCGTCGAGACCATCGGCGAGAAGGTCGAGGACGCGGGCTACCGCGCCTCCGCGATGGTCGTCATCGGTGACGCGGGCGCCGGCGCGAACTACGACCGGTCGTACCTCTACGGCGACTGGGCGAACCGCAGCGGCAGCGAGAGCGAGGCAGACGACTGA
- a CDS encoding cobalt-factor II C(20)-methyltransferase, whose protein sequence is MTVYGVGLGPGEADLVTVRGKRALETADVVYSPGRLSRSVATEHVPESRIGDLDFPMTRDPEELRDAWRDAAAEVAPRARGGDVAFATLGDPNVYSTFGHLRRTLDAFHPEVDVEVVPGVSAVTAFATALGVEVDAGAGLALREAARGKSPTGPDRMVLFKVTDAPATHEGLADAGYDVTYGRRLFMQQGDTRVTSDPEEIADRDYYTLAYAEREDLQKDRPTAFEDARDSDGTSGVVGGD, encoded by the coding sequence ATGACCGTCTACGGCGTCGGCCTCGGCCCGGGCGAGGCTGACCTCGTGACCGTCCGGGGGAAACGTGCGCTCGAAACCGCGGACGTCGTCTACTCGCCCGGCCGGCTGTCGCGGTCGGTCGCGACCGAGCACGTCCCCGAGTCGCGCATCGGCGACCTCGACTTCCCGATGACTCGCGACCCCGAGGAGCTCCGCGACGCGTGGCGGGACGCCGCCGCTGAAGTCGCACCCAGAGCCCGCGGCGGCGACGTGGCGTTCGCGACGCTCGGCGACCCGAACGTCTACTCGACGTTCGGCCACCTCCGCCGCACGCTCGACGCGTTCCACCCCGAGGTGGACGTGGAGGTCGTCCCGGGCGTCAGCGCGGTTACCGCGTTCGCCACCGCGCTCGGCGTCGAAGTCGACGCGGGCGCGGGGCTCGCGCTCCGCGAGGCTGCGCGCGGGAAGTCACCAACCGGCCCCGACCGGATGGTCCTGTTCAAGGTCACGGACGCGCCCGCGACCCACGAGGGCCTCGCGGACGCCGGCTACGACGTGACCTACGGCCGCCGGCTGTTCATGCAGCAGGGCGACACCAGGGTCACCTCGGACCCCGAGGAAATCGCCGACCGGGACTACTACACGCTCGCGTACGCCGAGCGCGAGGACTTGCAGAAGGACCGCCCGACAGCGTTCGAGGACGCGCGCGATTCGGACGGCACCAGCGGGGTGGTCGGCGGTGACTGA